A DNA window from Allokutzneria albata contains the following coding sequences:
- a CDS encoding RluA family pseudouridine synthase encodes MSARTLPVPDGLEGMRVDAGLSKLLGLSRTVVAGLTEKGDVLVDGQPVGKSDRLTAGSWLEITLPEPERPVEVQAIAVEGMVVLHEDDDIVVVDKPVGVAVHPSPGWTGPTVVGGLAAAGVRIATSGAAERQGVVHRLDAGTTGVMVVAKSEHAYSVLKRAFKERTVDKGYHALVQGHPDPSRGTIDAPIDRHPKHDYKFAVMNGGKDSVTHYEVMEAFRAASLVDVKLETGRTHQIRVHFSALKHPCVGDLTYGADPVLAKRLKLTRQWLHARTLGFDHPADGQWVQFVSEYPADLADALALLRSES; translated from the coding sequence GTGAGCGCGCGCACGCTGCCGGTGCCGGACGGCCTGGAGGGCATGCGGGTCGACGCGGGCCTGTCGAAGCTGCTCGGCCTGTCCCGCACGGTCGTCGCCGGGTTGACCGAGAAGGGCGACGTGCTCGTCGACGGGCAGCCCGTCGGCAAGTCCGACCGCCTCACCGCGGGCTCCTGGCTGGAGATCACGCTGCCCGAGCCGGAGCGCCCGGTGGAGGTCCAGGCGATCGCCGTCGAGGGCATGGTCGTGCTGCACGAGGACGACGACATCGTCGTGGTGGACAAGCCGGTCGGCGTCGCCGTGCACCCCAGTCCCGGCTGGACCGGCCCCACGGTGGTCGGCGGGCTCGCGGCGGCGGGTGTGCGCATCGCGACCTCCGGTGCCGCGGAGCGCCAGGGCGTCGTGCACCGGCTGGACGCGGGCACCACGGGCGTGATGGTGGTGGCGAAGAGCGAGCACGCGTACTCGGTGCTGAAGCGGGCGTTCAAGGAGCGCACCGTGGACAAGGGCTACCACGCCCTGGTGCAGGGGCACCCCGATCCGTCGCGCGGCACCATCGACGCGCCGATCGACCGCCACCCCAAGCACGACTACAAGTTCGCGGTGATGAACGGCGGCAAGGACTCCGTCACCCACTACGAGGTGATGGAGGCGTTCCGCGCGGCGTCACTGGTCGACGTGAAGCTGGAGACCGGGCGCACCCACCAGATCCGCGTCCACTTCTCCGCGCTGAAGCACCCGTGCGTCGGTGACCTGACCTACGGCGCGGACCCGGTGCTGGCGAAGCGGCTCAAGCTCACGCGCCAATGGCTGCACGCGCGCACCCTCGGTTTCGACCACCCGGCGGACGGCCAGTGGGTGCAGTTCGTCTCCGAGTACCCCGCCGACCTCGCCGACGCCCTGGCCCTTCTCCGCTCCGAGTCCTGA
- the lspA gene encoding signal peptidase II yields MSDNDPVSTESSPPLPPRRLGLFAGLAVVVLALDIVTKFWAVATLDGQEPVRLFGGALYLVLVRNPGAAWSIGADYTWVLSLIMAAVVLAILYFAPRLRSGGWAAGLGLVLAGALGNLGDRLFRPPGFLHGHVVDFLSLFAPDGSVWPVFNVADSAICVGGGLIVLMALLGREYDGTVIEKKPRASKKGTSS; encoded by the coding sequence GTGAGCGACAATGACCCGGTGAGCACCGAGAGCAGCCCCCCGCTTCCACCCCGCAGGCTCGGCCTGTTCGCCGGGCTGGCCGTGGTCGTGCTGGCGCTGGACATCGTCACCAAGTTCTGGGCCGTCGCCACCCTGGACGGCCAGGAGCCGGTGCGGCTCTTCGGCGGCGCGCTCTACCTGGTGCTGGTCCGCAACCCCGGTGCGGCGTGGTCCATCGGCGCCGACTACACCTGGGTGCTGTCGCTGATCATGGCGGCGGTGGTGCTGGCCATCCTGTACTTCGCGCCGCGGCTGCGCTCCGGCGGCTGGGCGGCCGGGCTCGGGCTCGTGCTGGCCGGTGCGCTCGGCAACCTCGGCGACCGGCTCTTCCGCCCGCCGGGCTTCCTGCACGGGCACGTGGTCGACTTCCTGTCGCTGTTCGCCCCGGACGGCTCGGTCTGGCCGGTGTTCAACGTGGCCGACTCGGCGATCTGCGTCGGCGGCGGGCTGATCGTGCTGATGGCGCTGCTCGGCCGGGAGTACGACGGCACGGTGATCGAGAAGAAGCCCCGGGCTTCGAAGAAGGGAACCTCCTCGTGA
- a CDS encoding aminotransferase class V-fold PLP-dependent enzyme, with protein sequence MSLAFAPIRSSVPAVVGARLTVPLVTGELVPYANLDHAASAPCLEQVRDAVDELLPWYASVHRGAGFASQVCTRIYEQARHAVRRFVGARQTDAVVFTRNTTDSLNLLARSLPKGTSVFVFDTDHHAALLPWRGPRVNRLQTPATPAEAVRVLDEALKAAPVGPRLVVITGASNVTGEVWPVNDLVRCAHSHGARTVLDAAQLAPHRPVDASTAEVDYVVLSGHKLYAPFGAGALVGRSDWLQQAEPYLIGGGATRNVVDWGDHLGVSWSKVPERHEAGSPNVVGVHALAVACGVLARQRWEDVKAHEEKLFAQLKDGLATVPGFRELTLFGEEAPDRVGVVSFTVDGHDAGLLAAILSAEYGIGVRDGAFCAHIATKRLLSTSGAEGGRALRISLGLGNNAEHVSRVVGALRRIVADGPKWEYELVDGRWTPKNDPRPLPPFLADL encoded by the coding sequence GTGTCGCTCGCGTTCGCCCCCATCCGTTCCTCGGTTCCCGCCGTCGTGGGCGCGCGGCTGACGGTTCCGCTGGTCACGGGCGAGCTGGTGCCCTACGCCAACCTCGACCACGCGGCCAGCGCGCCGTGCCTGGAGCAGGTCCGCGACGCCGTCGACGAGCTGCTGCCCTGGTACGCCAGCGTGCACCGCGGCGCGGGTTTCGCCTCCCAGGTCTGCACCCGCATCTACGAGCAGGCCCGGCACGCCGTGCGCCGCTTCGTCGGGGCCCGGCAGACCGACGCCGTCGTCTTCACCCGCAACACCACGGACTCGCTGAACCTGCTGGCGCGCAGCCTGCCCAAGGGCACCAGCGTCTTCGTCTTCGACACCGACCACCACGCCGCGCTGCTGCCGTGGCGCGGTCCGCGGGTGAACCGGTTGCAGACCCCCGCGACGCCGGCCGAGGCCGTCCGCGTGCTCGACGAAGCCCTCAAGGCCGCCCCGGTCGGCCCGCGCCTCGTGGTGATCACCGGGGCTTCCAACGTGACCGGCGAGGTGTGGCCGGTGAACGACCTGGTCCGGTGCGCGCACTCGCACGGCGCGCGGACCGTCCTCGACGCCGCCCAGCTCGCGCCGCACCGGCCGGTGGACGCCAGCACGGCCGAGGTGGACTACGTCGTGCTCTCCGGGCACAAGCTCTACGCCCCGTTCGGCGCGGGCGCGCTGGTCGGCCGCTCCGACTGGCTGCAGCAGGCCGAGCCGTACCTGATCGGCGGCGGTGCCACGCGCAACGTCGTGGACTGGGGCGACCACCTGGGCGTGAGCTGGTCGAAGGTGCCGGAGCGGCACGAGGCCGGTTCGCCCAACGTCGTCGGCGTGCACGCGCTCGCCGTGGCCTGCGGCGTGCTCGCGCGGCAGCGCTGGGAGGATGTGAAGGCGCACGAGGAGAAGCTGTTCGCGCAGCTCAAGGACGGTTTGGCCACCGTGCCGGGGTTCCGCGAGCTGACCCTCTTCGGGGAGGAGGCCCCGGACCGCGTCGGCGTCGTCAGTTTCACCGTCGACGGCCACGACGCCGGGCTGCTCGCCGCCATCCTGTCCGCGGAGTACGGCATCGGGGTGCGGGACGGCGCGTTCTGCGCCCACATCGCGACCAAGCGGCTGCTGTCCACCAGCGGCGCCGAGGGCGGACGGGCGCTGCGCATCAGCCTCGGGCTGGGCAACAACGCCGAGCACGTCTCGCGCGTGGTCGGCGCGTTGCGGCGGATCGTCGCCGACGGTCCGAAGTGGGAGTACGAGCTCGTCGACGGCCGCTGGACCCCGAAGAACGACCCTCGGCCGCTGCCGCCGTTCCTGGCCGACCTCTGA
- a CDS encoding potassium/proton antiporter: protein MAELSLGLGIGALVVLIAVLAVRASVRLGLPSLLLYLGIGLLLGEAGFGILFSDARLTQYLGIAALVVILAEGGLTTRWRNVRPALGLGIAMSTVAVAVSIGVTATGLHYLLDLEWRTALLWGAVVSSTDAAAVFSVLRGLGVHRRISGTLELESGLNDAPVYIAVVLLASPDPISWWTPALVVYELAVGAVVGIALGWIGGQALRRAALPATGLYPLATVAVCVLAYSAGQELHASGLLATYVAGLVLGNAKLPHRGDTLSFAEGLGWLAQIGLFVLLGLYASPGRLPSVIIPALITGAVLVLVARPLSVLASALPFRVPWREQVFLSWSGLRGAVPIVLALIPVTQEVPGAQQLIDVVFVLVVVLTLVQGTTLPLMARLLGLVRRGEPQEIEVDSAPLDELGAELLQVRVPEGSKLHGVYLSELRLPVGATVSLVVREKAGFTPQPTTRVQVGDQLLIVATEEVRADAERRIRSIDRAGRYARWKGESGE from the coding sequence GTGGCGGAGCTGTCGCTGGGACTGGGGATCGGCGCGCTGGTCGTGCTGATCGCCGTGCTCGCTGTGCGGGCCTCGGTGCGGCTGGGCTTGCCGTCGCTGTTGCTCTACCTCGGGATCGGGCTGTTACTCGGGGAGGCGGGCTTCGGCATCCTCTTCAGCGACGCCCGCCTCACGCAGTACCTGGGGATCGCCGCGCTGGTGGTGATCCTCGCCGAAGGCGGCCTCACCACGCGGTGGCGCAACGTCCGGCCCGCGCTCGGGCTCGGCATCGCGATGTCCACTGTGGCCGTCGCGGTGAGCATCGGTGTCACCGCGACCGGTCTGCACTACCTGCTCGACCTCGAATGGCGGACCGCGCTCCTCTGGGGCGCGGTGGTTTCCTCGACCGACGCAGCCGCGGTGTTCAGCGTCCTGCGAGGACTGGGCGTGCACCGCAGGATCTCCGGAACCCTGGAGCTGGAGTCGGGGCTCAACGACGCCCCGGTGTACATCGCCGTCGTCCTTCTCGCCAGTCCCGATCCCATCAGTTGGTGGACACCGGCGCTCGTGGTCTACGAACTGGCGGTCGGCGCGGTCGTCGGCATCGCGCTCGGCTGGATCGGCGGCCAGGCGCTGCGCAGGGCGGCGCTTCCGGCCACCGGTCTCTATCCACTTGCGACAGTCGCGGTCTGCGTCCTCGCGTACTCCGCGGGCCAGGAGCTGCACGCCTCCGGTCTGCTCGCCACCTACGTCGCGGGACTGGTGCTGGGCAACGCGAAGCTCCCGCACCGCGGTGACACCCTGTCCTTCGCCGAAGGGCTCGGCTGGCTGGCGCAGATCGGGTTGTTCGTGCTGCTCGGGCTGTACGCGTCGCCGGGGCGGCTGCCGAGCGTGATCATCCCGGCGTTGATCACCGGCGCGGTCCTGGTGCTGGTCGCCCGCCCGCTTTCGGTGCTCGCCTCCGCGCTGCCGTTCCGGGTTCCCTGGCGGGAGCAGGTCTTCCTGTCCTGGTCCGGGCTCCGCGGCGCGGTGCCGATCGTGCTCGCGCTGATCCCGGTGACCCAGGAGGTCCCCGGCGCCCAGCAGCTGATCGACGTGGTGTTCGTGCTCGTCGTGGTGCTGACCCTGGTGCAGGGCACCACGCTGCCGTTGATGGCCCGGTTGCTCGGGCTGGTGCGCCGTGGCGAGCCGCAGGAGATCGAGGTCGACTCCGCACCGCTGGACGAGCTGGGTGCGGAGCTGTTGCAGGTGCGCGTGCCCGAGGGCTCGAAGCTGCACGGCGTCTACCTCAGCGAGCTGCGGCTGCCGGTCGGGGCGACGGTGAGCCTTGTGGTGCGCGAGAAAGCCGGTTTCACCCCGCAGCCCACCACGCGCGTGCAGGTCGGCGACCAGCTGCTGATCGTTGCCACCGAAGAGGTTCGCGCGGACGCGGAGCGGCGCATCCGCTCGATCGACCGCGCGGGCCGCTACGCCAGGTGGAAGGGCGAGTCGGGCGAGTGA
- a CDS encoding DUF167 domain-containing protein, which produces MRFAVRVKPGARKDSVGGRWDAGERPALVVSVAAPAVEGKANEAVRRAVARAFGVRRQDVAIVAGDRGRDKVIELDPAPEDAARRLADLLG; this is translated from the coding sequence ATGAGGTTCGCCGTCCGGGTGAAACCGGGTGCCCGCAAGGACTCCGTCGGCGGGCGGTGGGACGCGGGGGAGCGCCCGGCCCTCGTTGTCTCGGTCGCGGCGCCCGCGGTCGAGGGAAAAGCCAACGAGGCGGTGCGCCGCGCGGTGGCCAGGGCGTTCGGGGTGCGGCGGCAGGACGTCGCGATCGTGGCCGGGGATCGCGGGCGGGACAAGGTGATCGAGCTCGACCCGGCTCCGGAGGACGCCGCGCGGCGGCTGGCCGACCTGCTCGGCTGA
- a CDS encoding TetR/AcrR family transcriptional regulator — MVGKRDVAPRKRLGRRDWTAAALTALDEGGLRAVAIEPLAARLGATKGSAYHHFPNRDALVAAMLERWEDEHTDAVISAVRDEPDPLRRLRLLITKVITEDEDPSIELALLAAADDPLVAPVLRRVTERRVDYIAEIVAELGLSPAKARRRALVAYSTYIGHTQLVRMNASMLPETRAAQRVYLDEMVDVLSAGLT; from the coding sequence GTGGTCGGCAAGCGTGATGTGGCACCCAGGAAACGGCTGGGGCGGCGGGACTGGACGGCGGCGGCGCTGACGGCGCTGGACGAGGGCGGGCTGCGCGCGGTGGCCATCGAACCGCTCGCGGCGCGGCTGGGCGCCACCAAGGGCAGCGCCTACCACCACTTCCCCAACCGGGACGCGCTCGTCGCGGCGATGCTGGAGCGCTGGGAGGACGAGCACACCGACGCGGTGATCAGCGCCGTCCGGGACGAGCCGGACCCGCTGCGCAGGCTGCGGCTGCTGATCACGAAGGTGATCACCGAGGACGAGGACCCCTCGATCGAGCTCGCGCTGCTGGCCGCCGCGGACGATCCGCTGGTGGCGCCGGTGCTGCGGCGGGTCACCGAGCGGCGGGTGGACTACATCGCCGAGATCGTCGCGGAGCTGGGCCTGTCCCCGGCGAAGGCCCGGCGGCGGGCGCTGGTGGCGTACTCCACCTACATCGGACACACGCAGCTGGTCAGGATGAACGCGTCGATGTTGCCGGAAACCCGTGCGGCACAACGGGTTTATCTCGACGAGATGGTGGACGTGCTGAGCGCGGGGCTGACCTGA
- the wag31 gene encoding DivIVA-like cell division protein Wag31 codes for MPLTPADVHNVAFSKPPIGKRGYNEDEVDAFLDMVESELARLIEENNDLRAQVEELDAQLGSARSELDDARSRSASVPSARSMDEPRRLAPVPPPSVMEQTSPGGGDHHVQAAKVLGLAQEMADRLTAEAKAESDGMLSEARTKSEQLLSEARAKADSMVNEARTRAETMLNDARTRSDTLERKALEKSTALERDAQRKHAEVMGNITQEKNTLEKEIDRLRTFEREYRTRLTTFLKSQLGELEGRSSAAPSEGRSSGSYTFGSRAAEAG; via the coding sequence ATGCCGTTGACCCCCGCCGACGTTCATAACGTCGCGTTCAGCAAGCCGCCCATCGGTAAACGCGGCTACAACGAGGACGAGGTCGATGCCTTCCTCGACATGGTCGAGAGCGAACTGGCCCGGCTGATCGAGGAGAACAACGACCTGCGTGCCCAGGTCGAGGAGCTGGACGCCCAGCTCGGCTCGGCCCGTTCCGAGCTCGACGACGCGCGTTCGCGCTCGGCCTCGGTCCCCTCGGCGCGCTCGATGGACGAGCCCCGCCGCCTGGCGCCGGTCCCGCCGCCCAGCGTGATGGAGCAGACCTCCCCGGGCGGCGGCGACCACCACGTGCAGGCCGCCAAGGTGCTCGGCCTGGCCCAGGAGATGGCCGACCGGCTGACCGCCGAGGCCAAGGCGGAGTCCGACGGCATGCTGTCGGAGGCCCGCACCAAGTCCGAGCAGCTGCTGTCGGAGGCCAGGGCCAAGGCCGACAGCATGGTCAACGAGGCGCGCACCCGCGCCGAGACGATGCTCAACGACGCGCGCACCCGTTCCGACACGCTGGAGCGCAAGGCGCTGGAGAAGTCGACCGCGCTGGAGCGCGACGCGCAGCGCAAGCACGCCGAGGTCATGGGCAACATCACCCAGGAGAAGAACACCCTGGAGAAGGAGATCGACCGGCTGCGCACGTTCGAGCGGGAGTACCGCACGCGGCTGACCACCTTCCTGAAGTCGCAGCTCGGTGAGCTGGAGGGACGCTCCTCCGCCGCTCCGTCCGAGGGCCGCTCCAGCGGGAGCTACACCTTCGGCAGCCGTGCCGCGGAAGCCGGCTGA
- a CDS encoding YggT family protein — MNPVFVVLYYLLFFFWLLLTARVVVELVRAFAREWRPAGGVAVTLETIYTVTDPPVRMARRVIPMVRIGGVGLDLSIMVLLLVVFILMRLVSPG, encoded by the coding sequence GTGAATCCGGTCTTTGTCGTCCTGTACTACCTGCTGTTCTTCTTCTGGTTGTTGCTCACGGCGCGGGTCGTGGTCGAGCTGGTTCGCGCGTTCGCGCGGGAGTGGCGACCGGCCGGCGGGGTTGCGGTGACGCTGGAGACCATCTACACAGTGACCGACCCACCCGTACGGATGGCCCGTCGAGTGATCCCGATGGTCCGAATCGGGGGTGTCGGTCTGGACTTGTCGATTATGGTGCTGCTGCTGGTCGTGTTCATACTGATGCGACTGGTAAGCCCCGGGTAA
- a CDS encoding cell division protein SepF, with amino-acid sequence MSGLQKLKAYFGMVPADEVDYDRDYRRGDYSDDYAADTDDYEPYPERSSRRRRFGRYQPELADDYADDAGDYDVEPDRTRGNRWAGSPPTRGALAVEPDHEPVGRVRPPIEHPAHPLSRITTLHPRSYSEARTIGEHYRDGIPVIINLTEMDNADARRLVDFSAGLAFALRGAFDKVTNKVFLLSPPNVDVTAEDRRRIAEGGFLNRG; translated from the coding sequence ATGAGCGGGCTGCAGAAGCTGAAGGCCTACTTCGGGATGGTCCCCGCCGACGAGGTGGACTACGACCGCGACTACCGGCGTGGCGACTACTCCGACGACTACGCCGCCGACACCGACGACTACGAGCCGTACCCGGAGCGCTCCTCGCGCCGCCGCCGGTTCGGTCGCTACCAGCCCGAGCTCGCCGACGACTACGCCGACGACGCGGGCGACTACGACGTCGAGCCGGACCGCACGCGCGGTAACCGCTGGGCGGGCAGCCCGCCCACCCGCGGTGCGCTCGCGGTGGAGCCCGACCACGAGCCGGTCGGCCGCGTGCGGCCGCCGATCGAGCACCCGGCGCACCCGCTCAGCCGGATCACCACGCTGCATCCGCGCAGCTACAGCGAGGCGCGGACGATCGGGGAGCACTACCGCGACGGCATCCCGGTGATCATCAACCTGACCGAGATGGACAACGCCGACGCCCGTAGGCTGGTGGACTTCTCGGCCGGGCTGGCATTCGCCCTGCGCGGCGCCTTCGACAAGGTCACCAACAAGGTGTTCTTGCTCTCACCGCCCAACGTGGACGTCACCGCGGAGGACCGGCGCAGGATCGCTGAAGGCGGCTTCCTCAACCGCGGCTGA
- a CDS encoding YggS family pyridoxal phosphate-dependent enzyme — protein MTDDRRAELAEALAGLRARIDAACAAAGRRADEVRLLPVTKTFPATDIALLAELGMTEFGENRDQEARAKAEELREPAPRLHMIGNVQRNKARSVTRWASVVQTVDSPRLADAFTKAVAAAREAGERDGPLEVLIQASIDGDPARGGSPLPDLPALADHVARSEQLELRGVMTVAPRFWEPERAFAALAESAAKVLLDHPNAVEISAGMSQDLEAAIAHGSTLVRVGTSLLGGRRLASL, from the coding sequence ATGACCGACGACCGCAGGGCCGAGCTGGCCGAGGCGCTCGCCGGGCTGCGGGCGCGGATCGACGCCGCCTGCGCCGCCGCCGGGCGCCGCGCGGACGAGGTCCGGCTGCTGCCGGTCACCAAGACCTTCCCGGCCACCGACATCGCCCTGCTCGCCGAGCTCGGGATGACCGAGTTCGGCGAGAACCGGGACCAGGAGGCCCGCGCCAAGGCCGAGGAGCTGCGCGAGCCGGCGCCGCGACTGCACATGATCGGCAACGTGCAGCGGAACAAGGCGCGCTCGGTCACCCGGTGGGCCTCGGTGGTGCAGACCGTGGACAGCCCCAGGCTCGCCGACGCGTTCACGAAGGCCGTCGCGGCCGCAAGGGAGGCCGGGGAGCGCGACGGGCCGCTGGAGGTGCTGATCCAGGCGAGCATCGACGGCGACCCGGCGCGTGGTGGCTCTCCGTTACCGGATCTGCCCGCATTGGCGGACCATGTAGCCCGTTCGGAGCAACTCGAACTGCGGGGTGTGATGACTGTCGCACCACGTTTCTGGGAGCCCGAGCGGGCCTTCGCCGCGCTGGCCGAGTCGGCCGCAAAAGTGCTCCTTGATCACCCGAATGCCGTGGAGATCTCCGCCGGGATGAGCCAAGATCTGGAGGCGGCGATAGCTCACGGCTCGACCTTGGTGCGTGTCGGAACCTCCCTGCTCGGAGGTCGGCGGTTAGCCTCGCTCTAG
- the pgeF gene encoding peptidoglycan editing factor PgeF — MRVRRVITTRQGGASRAPYESFNLGDHVGDDPAAVRANRVRLAEGIGLTPDRLVWMEQVHGRTVGVVKGPVAEPLEATDALVTTEPGLALVALVADCVPVLLGDAEAGVVAAVHAGRVGARVGVIPATLEAMREQGAEPGRIEALLGPSVCGECYEVPASMQADVERHLPGSACRTRSGTPGLDLRAGLWQQLADAGVGRIGLDPRCTVEEQSLFSHRRQAPTGRLAAVVWMEQ, encoded by the coding sequence GTGCGGGTTCGTCGGGTGATCACGACCAGGCAGGGCGGCGCCTCCCGCGCGCCCTACGAGTCGTTCAACCTGGGTGATCACGTCGGGGACGATCCGGCCGCCGTGCGGGCCAACCGCGTGCGCCTGGCCGAGGGGATCGGGCTGACCCCCGATCGGCTGGTGTGGATGGAGCAGGTGCACGGCCGCACGGTCGGCGTGGTGAAGGGCCCCGTCGCCGAACCCCTCGAGGCCACCGACGCGCTGGTCACCACCGAGCCGGGGCTGGCGCTGGTCGCGCTCGTCGCGGACTGCGTCCCCGTGCTGCTCGGCGACGCCGAGGCCGGGGTGGTCGCCGCCGTGCACGCCGGGCGGGTGGGCGCGCGGGTCGGCGTGATCCCCGCGACGCTGGAGGCGATGCGGGAGCAGGGCGCGGAGCCGGGGCGGATCGAGGCGCTGCTCGGCCCGTCGGTGTGCGGCGAGTGCTACGAGGTGCCCGCTTCGATGCAGGCCGACGTCGAACGGCACCTGCCGGGCAGCGCGTGCAGGACGCGGTCCGGCACTCCCGGGCTCGACCTGCGCGCCGGGCTCTGGCAGCAGCTGGCCGACGCGGGGGTGGGCCGCATCGGGCTCGACCCCCGGTGCACGGTCGAGGAGCAATCCTTGTTCAGCCACCGCAGGCAGGCCCCGACCGGGCGACTGGCCGCGGTCGTCTGGATGGAGCAGTGA